CAGCAGGTAGTAAGAGGTTTAGAGACTCCTGAGTTCCGCTGTCTGCCCAGCCGTGCTGCACAGCTAGTCCGCAGGGATCGCAGCCACCACACGGCCAGATCAACACTGAttctcctggtctcctcctggtctcctccGCCGTCCTCCCTGGTCCTTTCCTGCACTCTCACCCTCCAGGCTCAGGGACAAGTCAAGGGCCGTCGTCCCCTCGCTACtgacctccagcctcccctgctctcccctgcaGAGGctgccctccagcccagcctcccctgctctcccctgcaGAGGCTGCAACCTCCAGGCTCCTCGGCCCCAAAGCAGAGCCATGGGGAACCACGGGTCCAATCTGGATGATATCCTGGCCGAGGACATGCATCACTGGTACAACATGTTCATGAGGGAGTCTCCATCCGGCCTCATCACTCTGTTTGAGCTGAAGGCCATCCTGGGGCTGCAGGGCATGACCGAGAATGCCAACAGCTACGTGGACCAGGTGTTCTTTACCTTCGACATGGACGGGGTGAGTACAAACAACAAGCTTCTGTTCAGATACGCAGGCGCGAATATCGGGGCTGTTTGGTGTGTGGTTTGGTCACGGCTGAAAGGACACTTTTGGTGGCATTGGGACGTTGTTAGCGATGGTGGTGGTTCACATGTGGAGGGAGGATAGGTGGAAGATGTTGACTCTCTAAGATGTGTAAGAGACTGCAGACCTGTTGTCTGGTCTGGGTGGCTCCAAGGTGAACGTCATGCAATGTGTGTTCACTGACATTGATCACACTCATCCAACCAATCAAAACCGAGTCCAACAATCATCGATAATCAATTTTGGAGAATTCATGCAAGCCCTGGCGAAAGGTTAAAGGTCAGCCTGAGACACCTAATGTGCTCAGATATGGAGCTAAGTACGAGATGTTCTCTGAGGAGGTTCCTGTCCTAATGAGCTTACTCATGGATGAGACGGATCCCATTTAGGATCTCAGTTGGTAGGCTAACCTTAAGGGATTGTCTCTGTCAGGGCCTgctgtgtaagtgtgagtgtgagagagagacagagagagagagagagagagagagagagagagagagctgcttaATGACGATCCATGCAGAAAGTGGGTCTGAGTTTATGGGATCAAGCTGCCAGCGTCCAAGCAGCCAAACATGCCTTTAAACTCACATTCTTCAacactgactgtgtgtctgattTCCCTCTGTCTAAATGAGTGTGATTATTGGCTGTAGTAGAAATATAAATGTGAGGGAGATGGGGTGTTGCTGATGGTGCTGTTGGGTAGGCGTCACACTAATCATCAAACTAGGCGGAGCAGGCAATATAATGGTTGATGCTACACGGGTAAAACCATAGCTCTGGGTAATCTgtaacagagagaaaaaatcaGGTTATCCTCTGGGGATAATCTGGGGATTATGGTTTGATAATATCACCCACAGACATTTAAAACACTACTGAGGAATCCCTACCATAGGTCTACAGATGAGATCATTATCACCTGACAGGGCATACCTTCATCAAAGAGTGATCTCTGATGAtatgtcatttcctgtcaggggaggaagtgagggctgCTTTGGTCTGTGTGCTGTAGTGCTGCTGCATTCTGGGTATCATAAAATAGTTGACCCAGTTTGATCAGATTTTATGTAAAGTAGTTTGGTTTTATGTGAATTGAGTGGTAGTATGTTTCTCTgaacctctgtctccctcttcttcctgtttAGGATGGGTACATAGACTTTGTGGAGTACATCGCTGCCGTCAGTCTGATGCTGAAAGGAGAAATCAATCAGAAATTAAAGTGGTACTTCAAACTTTTCGACCAAGACGGGAACGGAAAGATTGACAAAGATGAACTGGAAACAATCTTCACGGTAAACGTTTGTTTGATTACACTGTGTGTTCTGGTTCCAGTAGCCGTTATGATCAGTTTATGTGGAAGGTAAACCGCCAGACAGATCTGAGGAatcagagatgagagaggaggctgtTTCACCACCTAGAGCCTCGCGTCACTCTCAGACGTTCAGGTTCACCTCGGGAGAAAGGTTCATTAGCTTGTTGGAAAAGCTGAATGACATCAGCCGACTTGATCTGCCTGGTGATATTCACTGAGATTAATTGAGAGAAGTAGGTTGGATTAGAACCTAAATTAGTCAAGGCCACCTAATCTTTGGGTGAGCTCATCCAATCAGTGCCTCCAATGGCATGCTAAGGGATGTCATAGATGAATGACCTCATTTGCGCTCTGACCTCATTGGTTTTGCCACTCATGAATAACTTTTGAAGAGGACATAATTTTTTAATTATCATGATTATTGATTACTTATCAAAGCACTTACTTGCGTTTGTATGTGGTACTTTGTTTTAGGAAACTGGAATAGAATGTGGATGCACACTGTTCAGTAAACAAacatgtatttgtttgtttttctatgtGTTGTCCTCAGGCGGTTCAGGACATCACACGTAACCATGACGTCACCCCCGAGGAGATCGTGTCGCTCATATTCACGAGGATCGACGTGAACGGAGAAGGTGAGGAGAACACAAGGACATGTTGATACCCTGACCTCAACACTGTCTAACTGCAGCACAAAGGCCACATTTAACATCCACAGGATGTCATGAGAGCTTTGTTGACTGTAGCTGTCCTTGTTCCCCTGCAGGTGAGCTGACTCTGGAGGAGTTCATAGAGGGAGCGAAGGGACACCCTGACATCATGGAAATGCTGAAGAAGATGATGGACCTGACTCCTGTGCTCATCATCATCGTGGAGGGACGCCAGGTGGGATAAGAGGGTGCGCTGGCAGGAGTGTGGGACACTGAAGAAAAACGTCCTGAACATTAACCCTTTAAAGACTAATTTTGAGATTACCCCATGAAGAACCAGAGGAGGCTTAATACAAGAAGCAGCCAAGCAAACTATGTGGagacagctggggggggggcacctggGGGACacacctgggagacacacacctgggggaACACTGAAGCGAACATGTTCCGGTGCATTTTGTTTCCTCATCTAGCGTCACAGCCCAGGATGAACGCTCGCTCTCTGATCTCCGGCTTCCTACTTCCTGCACAGCGAGGTCACCAGCTGGGCTCCCctgggaggtcaaaggtcacgctGCAAACGTCCCTGCTGGAATCAAGCTTCCTGGCTGCCAAGAGAGCGAGCCTGTCCTTGGACTGCTTCTGATCCTGCTAATGCTGTCAAGGGTTCAGTCAGAGCTCCCCTCCTACCACCCCACCCGGATTTACACCTTCGTCATGGCAACGTGGTTTCTTATTTTAGGAGGGATTCGAGACCGGTACAAGCAGCTCTCTGAAGGACTTCCAGGGATGAGGGTTCTGTAGATACGCATACCTTTTGTTAGTTTGTTCACTGACACAGAAATCTTTGAGCTCTTTCAGCAGAAATCTGCCTGCGCTGCTTTCCTGCATCCCTGGAGAAGCACAGGTCAGACGGTCACCTTTCCAAATATTTCCATGCTGGATGTCGATCAAACACTGACGATGAATTAGGTTCTCTCTATTCCTCCAGCTGGCAATTACAAAACCCTGTACATGCTGAACTGTGCATCGTGTGAAGGAGTCTCTTACACGATGCACAGTTTGACTCTCAGTCGATATCTACACCTCCTGCTGAACTTCCTCTGGTCTCTGTCATAGTTGGCTTGAGTTTATTCCGTTTTCCTAGTCTTGCTTGTTGAATGTCACAAAGGGAAGTGGCATTGTTTATTTAATCATTACAATATTGCTACTGGTCAAGCTATGAGACTTGTGTATATATCAGTACGTTACTAAGCAACGAAGAGGTAGATAATACCCCCTCACAACCTTTCAGACAACAAATTGACACACAGTGGAATGTTATTATACAGTAAGCTTTGAGGGAAGACTGACTGCTGGTTATCAGTTCTCTGTGAGGACTTCTCTGAACTACAGAcagttgtttttttgtcttctgtttttgtctttttatcTATTTTTGTATTCAGAGAATGGAAGGGAATGCACACAGCAGGAGCAGAGAACGTCAGCGTGTTGTACATAATGATGCTTGTGTTTTATAAAGATGTGAATTCTGACGTTGTACTGAGTGGACTGTGCATGTTCATGAAAGGGTCTCAGGCTGTGACTTGTGTGCAATAGGAGAACTCAGTAAGCAATCATTTAACATTACTTACTGATTATAAGTTTGATTGATTTCTATTAATCAATTGGTGTTGCCTTATCAATAAACCTTTTAAAAAGACACTGATTATTTGATATCttaaatatttatttgtttataatATAAATGAAACATGGAGCTGACAGTTGAAGATCTGAGTCACGGACACTCAGGACATTAGAGATGGAACTCTGAGGGCATGATAGTCACCTCCAGCTAACTCAATTAAACTTAATTTTAATTCACACCAATTTACCTAGAACCCATAAATTACGACTAACCGACAACAACACTATGGAAATAACGTGTTCACAACACAAATGTTTTACTTCAAAAAAGGTACAAAACAGAGTTTTAAGTTTAAAGATGATTTCACATACCGTCCCTAAAAAGTTTATACTTTTGGTCCATCGTTGGAGAGAATTCTTATATATTTTTCCCACCCCTTCCCAGGCTCTCCTTCAGCTATTCCAGTGATGATATTACTAGAACTAACCCAACTCTACTCCTGCTGAGTGGATTCATATCTGCTTGCTCCCTGCTCCCGCTCTGAGCCAGGTCTGATCTAATCCCTAACCCACCTGGATTACCTGAACGTTAAACCAACTACCATAATGGTAATGATAATACCTGTGCAGTTACCGCTCAAAAAAGACCACCACAAATCCCCTCACTAGTGGACTAGTTGCATTTGGAAAAAGACACGctacctgtacacacactcagcacttcACAGGGGGGGGGCGTTTCGGGTCGTCCAACGCCCCCAAAGACCGGTCTTTAAGCGCTGTTCTGGATCGGTTGAAGCGACACGTCGTTGCCGTGGAACCCTCCAGAGCGTGAGCTAAGAGGTCAGGGTTCGCcgggagggaggagacgagCTCTCACAggcgtttgtgtttgtctgacgGCCGCCGCAGCAGGGactggtagaggaggaggaaggagtagGCCACGCCCACGGAGCAGTACACCGACGTCACCAGCAGGGGCACGAAGGGCAGGGTCTGCTGCCACGGCGACAGAGGGTAGAGAATCTCACAGATGATCTCCACGGCAGAAAGGCCCAGGAGATAGGAAGCTTCCAGAAGGTGCAGAAGGGGGCCCTGGccactgggagagagacagagacacctgGCTTATTTGTATGGAACGAATCATTACTTACATCATTAATCAATGTAGCTATGCTGATGAGCTGAACAGCAGCGTGTTGACCTCTGCTCTGTGGGGATCTCAGAATAAGACCCCACCTCGCTACCTCCACCGCCTTCAACACCACCAGGACAGAAACACTGAGGTGTtagctggagtcaggtggctgagcggtgagggagtcggactagtaatccgaaggttgccagttcgattcccggtcatgcaaactgacgttgtgtccttgggcaaggcacttcaccctacttgcctcgggagaatgtccctgtatttactgtaagtcgctctggataagagcgtctgctaaatgactaaatgtaaatgtagctgaCCTGAAGAGAGTTCTCAGGGAGGAGAAGCTGTAGAGGGTGAACAGCAGCATGAGCAGCAGTTTGACGGGCAGCTctgtgggaggagaagagatgttCAGCCTGACGCCCTGCTGatcacatgaaacacacacaagatcaGAGGCAACAGGACTCGGCTGGTCTCAAGTCGGGCTCCTCACCTGCAGGTGTGAAGAGAAGTGGGAACAGAGAATAGTGTCCGGTGGTGGCCAGCATCAGGAAGATCCTagcatcctctctgctctcgaCCGCTAATATGCTATTAAACACAAAAGGGATAAAGCACAGAGTTAGAATAACACAACGGGGCACACAAGGGTGCGTTGGAAGACGGAAAcattctagaacatgcagggccgAGGTTGAGGAAGGCTGATCTAGATTAAGTTAAATAAGAGTGTTTATAGGAGTGTTTATGCTGCGATACCGACTCACCTGAGGGGACTCACCTGAGGGGCAAGATGGCGATGAGGATGGCCTTCTCGTGGACGTGCCAGCCGAACATGAAGGTGCTGAGGGCGCAGACCACCAGGCAGCGCAGGAACCCACGGGCGCCGCGCGGACGACGCCAGATACTCACCACCGCGGGCTGAGGAAACACAGGAGGGAAACCATGGACGTGATGGACCATGacccatccagctctctctctcacacacacacacacacacacaagcttctaTCCTGTCGGATCAGCTGACGATTCACAGCTACGGGTAAAAACCAAAACATCACTGATGCTTAAATACTTCTGGCACTGAGCCGTTTGTGGAACACAGACTCCAACGATCATGGGGCGTTCCTGGATGAACTGCATGAGACTAAAGCAGAGACTGAAATcggagagatcagagagagatcAGCTCACCAGGACGGATGCCAGAGTGCAGatgagggtgatggagggagagatggaaggcagGACGGAGTGCTGGAACTCCTGCACCAGTCCGCCGGTCATCGAGGCTTCTGGAAGCTTCTTCACATCCAGCAGCTTGAGACGCACCCCTGAGGAACACAGCACCATCAAACATCCCTCAGTAAAAACACTAACTCTGCTGGACTACTGAAATAAGCACAATTCATTTATTATCTTTTTCaacacccaaaaaaaaaaaaaaattgaagtaTGGCCAGAGACAGGTTGTGAGAGGGATGGaagcctctttctccctcctcacccaggaCTGACAGAACCTTGTCCAGCCCGTTGTAGAGGGCCCAGACATTGGGTGCCCAGTAGGCGTGGCAGAGACCTCTCTTGAAGGGGAAGAGTCTGGACAGGACCTGGGGGAGCTGGCCCTGCACACAGCAGGGCCCACAACACAGAGAACAGTGAGGCGTTCACAGAGAGCCAGCGGACCGTAAGAGGCAAAGGTACCGTGAGGCGTATCACAAAGTCTCCTTGACGACGTTCACCAGGGGCTGTACAGAAGACTGAAGGCTACTCACCATGGCTATGAAAGGACCGAACGACAGAGCGAAGACAGAGACAACCATGCTGCCCAGAGCCACCAGGCGCACGGGGCTGAAGCTGCTCCACCTCAGCGAGCCGTCTGCACAAACCCAAGAATCACCACTGACACGACCAATCACAACACCAAACGCTCTGAGCGGTGAGCGGACATGTAACAGCCCTTACCAGGGTGGCACATTTAGTGCATTTTCCTTAACATCCCTGGTCCTTACCAGTGTTGTCCTGGGTGAAACAGAAGCTCCTCAGCAGGAAGATGCCGTACGCTGGAGCCACATACAGGTAGATGTGTTTCAGGTTCAACAGGACTGCAAAAAGCAGCGCTCCCTCCAGATGTCTGGCCTGCTCAACACAGACATGTTACAGGTGAAGAGAAGAATGTGGTTTCAGGAGCAACATGTTAGgtacagagatggcaaaagtacacacatcctccactcaagtagaagtacaaatACTAATGTTTAAAAAGAATATTTAGGAATGTTTATTGTCAAATCCATAATGTAACTTTTTTTTCTAAAATATCTTTTCAacctttttaaacttttttgtcCACACACAACACGACACAAAAACCTTTCTagtttttcgaaaatatttagtaacttttttttttcacacacaaaatgataCCTGTAAATGTCTTGCGATGGACAGTAGCAGAACACCAAACAAGAAACCATTGTACTGGAAATGAATATCTGTGCACAATGTTAAGGCCTCGATACAGAGCATGACAAGCACATAGCTTAATCCTGTCATCACTTTATATTCCTTAagagtttaggttggtttaggaccgaggtgaagttctatgggtgtgtgtgaagcccgttgtgacattgcttgtaaaaaataaattaaaaacacTTTACAAACAAAATGTGATTTTATCTACCCTGAAAACCCAACTGAGCTGGACTTAAACTCCTTCTTGATTTCAACACAAAGGGAAACACATCAACTGTCAAATTCAACCGTGTCGTCAGAGATGTGAAGGATACGATCGACAACAAGGAGGCCGAAGTTCCAGAGCAGCAGAGCTGCCAGGATGAAACTGGGCTGCACCAGAACATCCCTGGAGCTCCTGTTCTGACGGACCGTTCTGCAGCACCTGACAAGAAAACACTCATCCTTTCAAAAAACAAAATCCTTATGTTGTTCTGTCTGTAATTGTGaaatgatttgaaatggctgCCGCCTATAATGGCCAGGATGATCTTGAAAAAGATATTTGTAATCTCAAGAGCCTTTCCtggataaataataataataaaaaaagattcCTTCCATAACTAGAACAGCACTTTTCCAACTCCCAGGCCTAGATACTCACTCTCTGACAGCGTAGATGAAGACAATGTCGGTTACGATGACCGAGAGTCTCTGGAAGAGGACCGTGGCAGAGCTGGCGTAGGCCAGGTTCTGCACCACCAGCATCTCCTTGTCAAAGTGCTGGGCGACATGGGACAGGCCATATTCAAACCAGGCAAAGAGGGGAGGGTAGTCCAGGGTCCACTCTGAGGTATTCTACagaaaatatacaaatattGGTCAGTTAAATTTGTTTACTGTCATTTTAACTGGCATGTACTGTGAATTGTTTTTGCGGAAATAGTTAAATACATTTGTCAAACACTTCTGCAATGTGGTGATACATTTTAGTGGGGATCACATTAACAGACCTCATAATACCACTTGGACACTGGTAAACTATGTGTGATGGCGAGCCAGTTTCTATGCACCTCGAAGTCCGTGGAATGACTGAAAAGCAGAAATGACATTGAAAACATTCTACTTTGGCCTCTGCAAGAAGTGGCCTATAATGTACATTCAGATCATTTGTAAAAAGTAACGTAGCCTACTGTCAGCCAATTAAAATATGTTCCAACTAGTTTCATATATTATCTTGTCCATATTTTGTGATATTATGTTGAGAACTGTATATACAACGACATACATTTTAAATTAGCATAAGCTAATCTTCCAAGTTGTCCCCGCCAACCGCTTACTATCAATAAAGTTACATTGACAACGCAATAGCTATGATGAGGTGGCTCGCAGAGTGCTAACGCTAGTTaggattagctagctagctttacagATTAAATACGCGGTCTACAGATTCACTTTAATCATCGACTTTCAAAATGAATGACGGACTCATCACTCCACATTCTTCACTTACTATGCGTTTATCAAAAGACATTTTAAGAAAGAAACTCCAAGCGCCAATGCAGGGAACCAACTCCCACTTTCATCCATGGGGGCCGCCATGATGTGTCTTGTTTTGTAAGCAAAGCTTTATTGATAAGATGTTTGTTCCGAGTTGTTCGATTTGAGAAGTCCGATAGTGTGGTAAGGTTAAAGGCAGTACATCATTCAGCAAACAATTAATAGTGAAACGTATGGATTAATAATATGCATAGAAGATTTCGAGTGTCCattgaaaatacatttaaagctgTTACGTAAATCACTTTGTTTATATCCGGTGTCACCAAGTaaaaaagtatgtgtgtggttggagGTGCCCTGTCTGAATGAAGAACACGAAGGCTTTGTCCCCAGTATAATGCTTTTTACTTAACCTCAGGTGGCTATAAGATAACGTAGGTAACATTTTCAAGCCTAGTTTCTTACCCAGCAATAACTGGATCGctaattttttacattttcagtCAAAGTTGGTTCAGATCATGGCCAGGATAAGGCACTTAGCAACTATTTTGCGGTCAGTTTCGCGGCAACTACATATTGGTAGTCCGTGGGGACCACGATGCTTGAGAGGTGAGTTTAAAAAGTGATTTGGAAGCGTCAAACACAATTAAATATCCATTATACAATTAACCTCAAAATGTATCGGCTACCTTACTTgattctatctctgtctctcttgtctgTTTTGTTTCCCACCCATAGAGCTCCATTTTACAGCACCTGTTGCAGCTTACGACATGAGAAAAGTGGAGTTGATACCTCTCGAGCAAAGAAAACTGACGTTTGACTCGCATGCCATGGTCATAGAGTTGGAAAACAACGGTAGGCTACGCCAGATCTTAAATTGATTGTATGATTGCAGTTTCTTCATTTCTTCAATCTCACGATCCTCACGATAACCCCATGGTAAAACGTCTTGTCAATGTTGTAGGGTTTCAAAAGAATCAAGCAGAGCTCATAGTATCAGCGCTAGTGACTTTGACAACATCAAACATGGATATTGTATACAAGGACATGGTGACCTCAGCCCATCAGGTAGGTTTGAGGGTGCACATGCCCCGTGTGTATATAGTAGGCTAGATACGCGGATATTAGACATGAAGTCACAATCAATCACGTGTGTTAGGAGATCGCGCTGCAGCAGATCATGGCGCACCTGGACTCCATCCGGAAGGACATGGTGATCCTGGAGAAGAGTGAGTTTGCCAACCTGCGCTCCGAGAATGCGGTACATAACCTCCATTAGCCACATAATCATCTCCACCGTGCCTATTTGGACTCATAGCCTGTCCTTGTCCATTCAGCCTTAATGAGGTTGAGTCTCATTACAGAAAATGAAAACCGAACTGGACCATATAAGAAGCAGGTTACTGGTGAGTATCTATGGTAttttatcattaaaaaaaaaatattatataaaCTGGCAAGTCATTAAGAACCAATTCTTATTCACAATAGCAGCCTGTCAAGTGGCAAAAGTCATTCCAGGGGGAAAGGGGCTTCAAGCTACTGATGTGTAACTCTGTATTGCTGTGCCGATCCCAGATGTGATGTGTTTCTGCTTCAGGAAGAAAGTCAGAAGATCAgagctgaggccaagctggacaTCAACCTGGAGAGAAGCAGAGTCAcagatctggtgtgtgtgtgtgtgtgtgtgtgtgtgtgtaagcgtgtgtgtgtgtgtctgtccacctgaacctcctcactctctgtcaTACAGCCTGTGTGAATCTGTTTCCTCAGTTTACCGACCAAGAGAACAAGCTGATGGAGGCCAGCACAGAGTTCCACAGGAAGGTAATCCTGTTTACAGTTATGCTACCGGGCCGCACCCGTCTGCACTCCTAACCCTTCGTCAAACTTCCCCTTAGAACGCAGACATCGATCACGACACAATGGAGACCAATAAGAAGATCGACCTCGAGGTTGCGTCCCTGAAAACCATCCTGGAGTCCCTGAAGCTGGAGACTATTCGCTACCTTGCAGGTACGGCAGGCAGACACCGGCGGAGGGTTTATTAGACATGGCACTTTTTGAAAACGGCATATCTGTTAAGAAAATCCTATTTAAACCTACACCCCTGGTTTGATGTGCTTTAGGTAGTTACACAAAACTCACAATTttaataggctactgtttgtaACTCCTGTCGCTTCTCTCACAGCGTCTGTTTTTGCCTGTCTGGCCATAACTTTGGGGTTCTATCGACTTTGGAAGTGACTGGACACCTTCGGGAGTGTTTTTCGTGACATTTTATACATGTTTATCctgatatatcacaaagtaaaacgtGCTTTACCTgtgaggtttccattgggaactGTAATGAGTTGTTTTTAGAGCATGCACGTTTTGAACAGCATTTATTTGCATGTCCTAAAACCTATAAGCAAACTGCCATAATTCTTATTACAGTAGACTTTGCTCACCAATTCAATTTATTTTATAGACTGATTGTCCAGAGCAGGAACATGTCCACAATCTTGTGAATTTCTCAATGTATTGTACTGTGCATGAATCTAAATAAACATTGCTCAAACATATTATCCATGTATTCCTTCACTTTTCTCACAAACAGTCATGCAACATTCGCTTTTTTcttggttgttttttttctctcgatGATGGGAAGACATGGGGCGATGTCCTGGAGAGAGAACCAGAACTTACGATGTCCTGGAGAGAGAACCAGAACTTACGATGTCCTGGAGAGAGAACCAGAACTTACAATGTCTGTTGATTCTCATTAGAACCAAACACAGTAAGAAGAATCGTAAACTCCCAAGCTGGTGTTGAATAAACCTGCCCCAAAGACATTTCTCATTATTGTTTGAGCTAATAGAAAAGCAGCCAGCATACCATCTTCCTcgtctgggctgtgtgtgttgagacaGGTCCTCAAGGCACTGGAGAACAGGGTGCTTGTGAAACCTCACGGCCAGTTCTCGAGGATTCTCCCCGTCGTTATTTCTATCCTGCAGAGTCCTGGCCAGACCACCTCCCTTCAACACCAGGAACTTCAGACACAACACGTGGCCCTCTACGGCTGCCAGGTGTGCTGCAGGAGGACAGGTGACAAACCATAAGGGGGTGATGTGGAGCACCAGGTGTGTTACAGCAGTGTGACAGTACCAGGTGTGTTTCAGCAGTGTGACCGTTACCAGGTGTGTTTCCGTTGTGGTCTGTGGCGTCCAGACTGCCGCCACAGAGGACCTGGACGCAGCCCAGCCTGCTGTGGAAGGCTGCGTAGTGCAGGGGCACCCAGCCTCTGGAGGACGCACTGTCCGGCTCCTGCAACAGCAGACATCAGAGAGCAGGACCTGAGACATGGAGGCACACACTGGTCTgtctggggggtcagatggctgagcggtgagggagtcgggctagtaatctgaaggttgccagttcgattcccgatcaTACcagctgacattgtgtccttgggcaagtcacttcaccttacttgcctcaggggaatgtccctgtacttactgtaagtcgctctggataagagcgtctgctaaatgactaaatgtctgctTCCTGACACCCAGGACCTGAGACATGGAGGCACACACTGGTCAGTCTGCTTCCTGACAcgcaggagggatgagagatgtTGACGCTTTGCCTTGACAACCTGAGCCCTGCAAGCTTTTCTGCTCTCCACTAGGTGGCAGTGAACACCATTGTTGGAATCTTCTTAGTCCTCAACTTCACTGTTACAATCACATCAAATTTTTCGCTACACAAGCAGAACCATGACAAATGCTCATTCTGACTCGGTTGACAATATGAACGGAATAAAAACCAACAGCACAAATACTTAATTTTTACTTCACTTTATTAATGATTCAAGCAATATGACAACGAAAATTAATATCAAAGGATGGGGGATTCTGGGAGAATTAATACAGAAAGCCACACCAATCActattcacacaaacactttttaatatatttttttattgaaaaccaGTATTACCAAGCAAAAtagctattttttttttttttttttacttctgcaAAAAACACCTGAAAATTCGGTTTAAAGCAGTTAGAAAGCAAGATTACCAAGAAACTTGTATAAAGGTTAGCCACCATGTTATGCGTcctgtttacttttgaataatTGGTCGTATTTCTTACCTTCTTCAACCTTAGAGATCTATCAATACTTTTAAACAGCCTTTTGTCCAAATTTCAAGGCTAGTTCTGAGGCCAAATTAGTCAACATACATTTTCCATTGtttcaaataaaaaatttaCCTCAGCAACAAAACTAATGTACAATTTCTTAACTCTCGCAGAAAAATCATAAACTATTAAAGCAATCTTGTTGGATCCTTCTGTAGCCTCTTACCAACATTACACAAAGTATACCAAAAATAGCTTTATTTATAAATTAAATATGACATCTTTTCCTCAGTGTACAGC
This window of the Osmerus mordax isolate fOsmMor3 chromosome 19, fOsmMor3.pri, whole genome shotgun sequence genome carries:
- the guca1d gene encoding guanylate cyclase activator 1d, whose product is MGNHGSNLDDILAEDMHHWYNMFMRESPSGLITLFELKAILGLQGMTENANSYVDQVFFTFDMDGDGYIDFVEYIAAVSLMLKGEINQKLKWYFKLFDQDGNGKIDKDELETIFTAVQDITRNHDVTPEEIVSLIFTRIDVNGEGELTLEEFIEGAKGHPDIMEMLKKMMDLTPVLIIIVEGRQRGHQLGSPGRSKVTLQTSLLESSFLAAKRASLSLDCF
- the alg8 gene encoding probable dolichyl pyrophosphate Glc1Man9GlcNAc2 alpha-1,3-glucosyltransferase isoform X1, which gives rise to MAAPMDESGSWFPALALGVSFLKCLLINAYHSTDFEVHRNWLAITHSLPVSKWYYENTSEWTLDYPPLFAWFEYGLSHVAQHFDKEMLVVQNLAYASSATVLFQRLSVIVTDIVFIYAVRECCRTVRQNRSSRDVLVQPSFILAALLLWNFGLLVVDHIHFQYNGFLFGVLLLSIARHLQQARHLEGALLFAVLLNLKHIYLYVAPAYGIFLLRSFCFTQDNTDGSLRWSSFSPVRLVALGSMVVSVFALSFGPFIAMGQLPQVLSRLFPFKRGLCHAYWAPNVWALYNGLDKVLSVLGVRLKLLDVKKLPEASMTGGLVQEFQHSVLPSISPSITLICTLASVLPAVVSIWRRPRGARGFLRCLVVCALSTFMFGWHVHEKAILIAILPLSILAVESREDARIFLMLATTGHYSLFPLLFTPAELPVKLLLMLLFTLYSFSSLRTLFSGQGPLLHLLEASYLLGLSAVEIICEILYPLSPWQQTLPFVPLLVTSVYCSVGVAYSFLLLYQSLLRRPSDKHKRL
- the ccdc90b gene encoding coiled-coil domain-containing protein 90B, mitochondrial, producing MARIRHLATILRSVSRQLHIGSPWGPRCLRELHFTAPVAAYDMRKVELIPLEQRKLTFDSHAMVIELENNGFQKNQAELIVSALVTLTTSNMDIVYKDMVTSAHQEIALQQIMAHLDSIRKDMVILEKSEFANLRSENAKMKTELDHIRSRLLEESQKIRAEAKLDINLERSRVTDLFTDQENKLMEASTEFHRKNADIDHDTMETNKKIDLEVASLKTILESLKLETIRYLAASVFACLAITLGFYRLWK
- the alg8 gene encoding probable dolichyl pyrophosphate Glc1Man9GlcNAc2 alpha-1,3-glucosyltransferase isoform X2 — encoded protein: MAAPMDESGSWFPALALGVSFLKCLLINAYHSTDFEVHRNWLAITHSLPVSKWYYENTSEWTLDYPPLFAWFEYGLSHVAQHFDKEMLVVQNLAYASSATVLFQRLSVIVTDIVFIYAVRECCRTVRQNRSSRDVLVQPSFILAALLLWNFGLLVVDHIHFQYNGFLFGVLLLSIARHLQARHLEGALLFAVLLNLKHIYLYVAPAYGIFLLRSFCFTQDNTDGSLRWSSFSPVRLVALGSMVVSVFALSFGPFIAMGQLPQVLSRLFPFKRGLCHAYWAPNVWALYNGLDKVLSVLGVRLKLLDVKKLPEASMTGGLVQEFQHSVLPSISPSITLICTLASVLPAVVSIWRRPRGARGFLRCLVVCALSTFMFGWHVHEKAILIAILPLSILAVESREDARIFLMLATTGHYSLFPLLFTPAELPVKLLLMLLFTLYSFSSLRTLFSGQGPLLHLLEASYLLGLSAVEIICEILYPLSPWQQTLPFVPLLVTSVYCSVGVAYSFLLLYQSLLRRPSDKHKRL